The Bacteroidota bacterium genome segment GCCGATGCCGACGGGCATATTCTTCCTTTTGCCTCACAGCCCGAATAAATCAGTTTAGTGTTTCTGCTACTGACATACTGTTGTCACACCTGCGTAGTTGTTTTGCATCATCAAATCACTCAAAAAAACAACTACCATGAACAACATCATTCATTCACCCGCAAAAAATTACCTGCTATCATCTCACACCATTACCTTCAATGAGCTTTCGCAAACCGGTGCAAAAGCGGTGGATGCATTGTATGCCGAACTCGGCAAACGTGGCCTGCAACGTGCGGGAAATATTGAATTTATCTACCACAATTTTTCACAGGAGAAGCCCTTTTTGCTGGAAATAGCCATTCCTGTAACCGAAGAAACGGAAACAGAAAATGGCGAATTTAAACTTGTAAAGCGCAATGAGTTCCGCAACCTCAACCACATACATATCGGAAGCATGGAAAGTATGATGCAGGTTTACGATGGCATTTTTGCCGAAATTGGCAGCAAAGGACTTCCCTACAACGGCGAGGTGCGCGAGGTTTACCTTAAATTTAACGGCCCCGATGCAGCTGATAATGTAACCGAAATTCAAATCGGGCTTAATTAAGCAATGAATAAAGTAGAGCGGCTTCAGGCCATTTTACATGTGATACAAACCAAACGCACGGTGAGAGCTGAAGATCTCGCCGTGCGTTTCAATGTGCATATACGTACGATTTACCGCGATGTAAATGCACTGATTGAAGCCGGACTACCCATTGGTGCAGAAGCCGGACGCGGCTACTTTATTCTCGAAGGCCATTATCTGCCGCCTGTGATGTTTACAAAAGACGAAGCTTTTTCGCTGCTGCTTGCAGGGAAATTTTTACGCCGCCGCACCACCGAACGCTTTCAGAAAGCGTTTGATACAGCCAGCGAAAAAATACGCGCCCAGCTGCGCGGCGAACTGAAAGACGAATGGGCCGTACTTGATGAACGCATCAGCGTGGATGCATTCGCCTCTGCTCCTATTCCGCCTGGCAACGACCTGCATCTTGATGCGGTAAATAATGCTCTTGCCAAAAACGGCGTGCTGTATTTACGCTATAAAACCGCTACAGAAGCCGAAAGCCGCCGCCAGGCCGAACCCGTAGGACTGCTCTACTACGCCAATGTATGGCACCTGATTGCATGGTGCCGCCTGCGCAAAGACTACCGCGATTTCAGGCTTGACCGCATCATGGAAATTGAACTGCTGAACGAAACATTTGACCCTGATAAACGCCTCAGCATTTCGGCATACGTTACACAGCAGCAACGTACCGACCAATGGACCGAAGCCAAACTCTTTATTTCGGAAACCATGTACGGTTACATGCAAAACTCGCGCTACTCGATGGGTTATGTATCTGATGTAAAAGTACAGGGCGGCTACGAAGTGCTGTTTACCGTAACCTCGGTTAACTATTTTTCGCGCTGGTTGCTGATGATGGGTGCGCACGTGCAGGTAATTGAACCCGCATGGCTTGAAGATGAAATTAAAAAGCATGTGGCAATACTGGCCGAAAAATACCTGTAAGCCAAGCCTAGTTCTGAATAATGTACTCCACCCGTTCAGGCTCGGTGCGGAGATTGCGTACAAATACAGGACGGCGCACAACGGTAAGCGGCACTGTAGAACGTGTGCTGCTTATGTTTTTGTAATCAGCCACTACGCGGAACTGATCGGGGGTAATGCGGCTGTATTCGCTGAGGGGCACAAGGAAAACCACATCAACTTTATCCGGAATGGTTTTGAGTGTGGCACCGGGAGGTGTGTTTACGGCGGTAACAGGTATGCTGAAACGACCTTCGGTAAACTGCCCCACTTTTACATGCACTTTTACTGCTGCAGGCGAAACTGTGAGTTGCCGCGCTGTACCATTCAGCACAAGCGGTACCAGTTCATTCACATCACGCTCCAGATTCGTGTACACGCGCGGTTCAGTGTTGATCACACGAATGGAATTAACCATTTCGGCCGAACCGCTGATGAGTACCCAGGCCGGCTCACACTGAATGCTGTCGGCCAGCTGAAAAAGCGGAGCTGGTGTGGCTGAAACCACAGCACGCACAGGCACTTTGCGCGATACACGAGCCGAAAAGCTAAGCGCAATCGTATCGGGAAATACATGTACCACTTTGGCGCCCCGGCCAAAACTGCTGCGCAAACGCAGGCTGCTGATGTTGGTTAGCAATGCCAGATCGCCGCGACGGTTCTGGCGTGCGGTGCGTACATCAAGCTCAAGCACTCCGGGGCTGCGCCCAAGTTTGAGTGTAAGCAGTGTAAAGCCACTTCCCCGGATCTCGGCATCCACCGAATCAGGAAGCTGATTACTCAACAAACGATCAGAGGGCAGATTGATGTAGGTAACCGCCACACGCTGCATCATTGAATATTCTTTGGACAAAGCCTGAAGCAGCCAGGCCATGCCCGAAAGCAGCAAACACACCAGCAAAGTAGAAACGCGGCGACTCAGCAGGGGCTTCTGCCCTTCTGAATCGCCGCGCCGGAATAGTCCTTTGATGGTCACGGTTGAAATTTACGAAAAACCGCTTATGCTTTTTTCTCGCCGCCACCACTCAGTGCGCGGGTCTGATCCATCGAAATGGCCGACTTAAGCATACGCAAACGGGTGCCACCTTCGGTTTCAATTACAAAATCGGTATCATCACCATACTCCACAATTTTGCCAATGATGCCGCCAATGGTCACTACTTTATCGCCCTTCTGAAGTTCTTCCATGAGCTTCTTCTGCTCTTTGGCTTTCTTCTGTTGCGGACGGATCATGAAAAAGTAAAATACCACTACAATACCCACAATCATTAGGATATTGATAAGGCTGGCATTGCCGTTTGTTCCCTGAGCCGGTGCCGGTGCTGCGGCCTGAAGCAGAATTGATGAAAAATTCATACGTGAATTGGTGATTGATAAATATTGATTGAAATTAGGGCTTGGCAGGAGCCGGAGCCGAAGGTGCAAGAATTTTTGCCTTAATGGTAAGGATGGTTGTATTGGGTTCGCAGTTGGTCAGCAGGGTTACGGTTTTACTCACCTCACCGCTCTTACCTTCACTGTTAAACTCCACATTAATTACACCGTCCTGACCGGGCGCAATCGGTTTTTTCGGATAATCGGGCACGGTGCAGCCACAGCTTCCGTTGGCACTGCTGATTACAAGTTCCGAGCCGCCAACATTGGTGAATTTGAATACACACTTTACACGGTCGCCCTGTGTAATGGTGCCGAAATCATGAACGTCTTTATCAAACTTCATTTTGGGGAGTTCGCCGCTGGGTGCGTGAGAACTGGCAGTAGCCGAATTATCAACCAGCGCTGGCGTAACCTCGCCGTTACCTTTGGGAGCACAGGCCGTGGTAAGCGCCACAAGTGCCACGGCGGCAATACGGATAAAAGAAAAAGTTTTCATAGTGTTTATCATTGTTCAGCAGTGCAAAAGTACAATTTATTACAGCGTTATTCCATTAATCCCCTGCCCGATTTTACCAATAACCCTTCGGCTTTAAAATCGGCCACCAGTTTATCCAGAATACCATTAATAAACTGTTTGCTGCGGGGCGTGCTGTAGGTTTTCGACACTTCGATGTATTCATTAAGGGTTACTTTCACCGGAATGCTTTGAAAGTACTGCAGTTCCACCAGTGCCATTTTCATCAGAATCACGTCCATCAGGGCAATGCGGTCAACCTCCCAGTTGGTTGTTTTCTCAGCAATGCGTTTTTCGTAATTGTCGTTTTCGATAATGGTTTTACGGTAGAGATCAATTACAAAACGTCGGTCTTCGTCGGTATCCTTAAACAGCGGGGCCAGCTCGGGGTTTTTATCTTCGCGGCCCGATTCGAGGGTACGGATCATGGCGGGTGCCACAGCCATGTTCAAATCGCCGGGCCAGTGCATATTTTGCTCTTCAAGGTAATGCTCCACCTCATCGTCGTCGGCAATAAAGCGTTTGAATACATCAAGCAAAAACTCCACATCGGCGGTGTAATCGCCTTCGGGGCTGGTCATATATACTTTGTAGCCGTCCCAGTTACGTACCTTGCTCCAGATTTTGCGGGCAAGATCCATATCTTCATCCCGCTGCCAGCCTAATTTACGTGATTCGGCTTCGCGTTTCAGGCCGGGATGATTGAGTAGTTGCGCAATTACCTTATTGTTTACAAAGCGCATGTTGGGGTTAATGTCTTCGGCCGTTTTAAGGTGTTTGTTACGGTTGTCTTCGATAAGATTCACTGCCTGACGATGCAACTCGGCAAACATGAGCAGCAGATAAATATAAAGCTCGTAGGTGCGGTCAACACTGCGCAGCAGTTCCCGTTCGCCACGCGGCATATCATTGTCGCCCGACTGGAAGTAACCATACAACGCCTGCATGGCTTTAATGCGTAAATAACGCCTGTTCAGCATATTGTTAGTGTAAAATAAGCACGAAAAGGCACAGAATAAAATGCACACATCCCGGCCGTGGCGGAAATTACCGCCCCAACCGGGATGTGCATGAAATGATTCCGTGCTGGATTCATTGTGGGTATTATGCGTTGTCTGACGACAACAAATCGGTTCAAAGAACGATTGCTTTTACAATCAAATTAACGGCGTGTACGCAGTGCAGCCATAGCCGCAATGCGTTGCTCTGCCATACGGTTGGCAGCCATGTAGGCAGGTATTTTCTCGGCTTTGGCAAGCGCAAACACGGCTGCGGTATTGTCGTAAATTTTATCGGCAAGTGTAAGCGCGTAATCACGGCCAAAACCTACCACTTCAGAATATACGTTGATCAGTCCGCCTGCATTCACCACATAATCGGGTGCATACACAATGCCTTTTTCCATTACAATTTTGCCATGCACGGCTTCGTCGGCAAGCTGGTTGTTTGCTGCACCGCAAATTACCGAGCACTTCAAACGCGAAAGTGTTTCGTCGTTTACGGTAGCACCCAGTGCGCAGGGCGCGTAAATATCCATATCAAGATCAAAAAGCTGATCACCACTTACAATTTCTACCGAAGCATGCGAATTCTTCACAGCTGCCAGGCGGTCTTCGTAAATGTCGCAGATCCATACTTTGGCACCTTCTTTCACCAGAAAATCAACCAGCACCGAACCCACATGGCCTACGCCCTGCACGGCTACTTTCTTGCCGGCCAGACTGTCTGATCCCCACATTTCCTTCGCTGCTGCTTTCATGCCCATATACACACCACGCGCAGTTACGGGCGAAGGATCGCCGCTGCCACCCAGCGCGGGCGGAATACCAGACACATGTTTGGTTTCCATGTGTACATACTCCATGTCTTTGGTGCTGATTCCCACATCTTCAGCGGTAATATACTTGCCGCCGAGGCTGTCCACAAATTTGCCGAAACGGCGCATCAGGGCTTCGTTCTTGTCTTTGCGTGCATCGCCAATAATTACAGCTTTGCCACCGCCCAGGTTAAGACCTGTAACAGCTGCCTTGTAAGTCATTCCGCGCGAAAGACGAAGCACGTCGGTAAGCGCATCGCTTTCATTGGCATAGGCCCACATACGGGTACCACCTAATGCGGGCCCCAGTGTGGTGTTGTGTATGGCAATGATGGAGCGGAGTCCGGTTGCGTTGTCGTTGCAGAAAACCACCTGTTCGTGGTCGAATACCGACATCTGGCTGAGCGGGCCGGTAGCAATTTTTGTCTCGTTTGCTGTGAGCATTGAGTTTAGGGTTGAGTGAGTCCCTGTTGATTTGCTTAACTTTACACCGGCTTATTCAGACGGCCTGCAAAAGTAGCTGTTTTTTATCACCCGCCCAAGCAGGAAAAAACAGGAAATAACTTCCGCAGACAATGCTGTCGGCCCACAAACGAAGTGAAAGCACTCTCCTACCTCAATAAATACTTCTGGAAATACCGCCTCCGGCTGTTTTCCGGCATCCTCTTCATTGGTTTATCAACCTGGTTCAGTCTTGTACCGGCCAATCTGGTAGGTAAAGGGCTCGATTTTGCGGCATGGGCCATCAATCACCCGCAAATTCCGGCCGAAAGGGTTACCTCACTCCTGCTCCGCTTTGGCCTCGAAGTAATAGCCTACACACTGGCCTATGGCGTTTTTCTTTTCCTCAACCGTCAGACAATTATTGTCATGTCGAGGCTGATTGAATTTGATCTGAAAAACGAAATCTTCAATCATTACCAGCATCTCGACCAGACCTTTTACAAGAAAAACAACACCGGCGACCTCATGAACCGCATCAGCGAAGATGTGAGCCGGATACGCATGTATATTGGCCCTGCGGTAATGTACACAACCAGCACAGCCATTACGCTGGTAATGACTATTATGTTTATGTTCAGCAGCGATGTGCGGCTTTCTTTGTATGTGCTGGCGCCGCTGCCGGTGCTTACCGTTTCCATTTACTACGTAAGCAACCGGATCAACCGCAAAAGTCTGAAAGTGCAGCAGCAGCTCTCTCAGCTTTCCACGCTTTCGC includes the following:
- the yajC gene encoding preprotein translocase subunit YajC encodes the protein MNFSSILLQAAAPAPAQGTNGNASLINILMIVGIVVVFYFFMIRPQQKKAKEQKKLMEELQKGDKVVTIGGIIGKIVEYGDDTDFVIETEGGTRLRMLKSAISMDQTRALSGGGEKKA
- a CDS encoding DUF1573 domain-containing protein, encoding MKTFSFIRIAAVALVALTTACAPKGNGEVTPALVDNSATASSHAPSGELPKMKFDKDVHDFGTITQGDRVKCVFKFTNVGGSELVISSANGSCGCTVPDYPKKPIAPGQDGVINVEFNSEGKSGEVSKTVTLLTNCEPNTTILTIKAKILAPSAPAPAKP
- a CDS encoding YafY family transcriptional regulator — protein: MNKVERLQAILHVIQTKRTVRAEDLAVRFNVHIRTIYRDVNALIEAGLPIGAEAGRGYFILEGHYLPPVMFTKDEAFSLLLAGKFLRRRTTERFQKAFDTASEKIRAQLRGELKDEWAVLDERISVDAFASAPIPPGNDLHLDAVNNALAKNGVLYLRYKTATEAESRRQAEPVGLLYYANVWHLIAWCRLRKDYRDFRLDRIMEIELLNETFDPDKRLSISAYVTQQQRTDQWTEAKLFISETMYGYMQNSRYSMGYVSDVKVQGGYEVLFTVTSVNYFSRWLLMMGAHVQVIEPAWLEDEIKKHVAILAEKYL
- a CDS encoding YbbR-like domain-containing protein, with product MTIKGLFRRGDSEGQKPLLSRRVSTLLVCLLLSGMAWLLQALSKEYSMMQRVAVTYINLPSDRLLSNQLPDSVDAEIRGSGFTLLTLKLGRSPGVLELDVRTARQNRRGDLALLTNISSLRLRSSFGRGAKVVHVFPDTIALSFSARVSRKVPVRAVVSATPAPLFQLADSIQCEPAWVLISGSAEMVNSIRVINTEPRVYTNLERDVNELVPLVLNGTARQLTVSPAAVKVHVKVGQFTEGRFSIPVTAVNTPPGATLKTIPDKVDVVFLVPLSEYSRITPDQFRVVADYKNISSTRSTVPLTVVRRPVFVRNLRTEPERVEYIIQN
- a CDS encoding Glu/Leu/Phe/Val dehydrogenase, producing the protein MLTANETKIATGPLSQMSVFDHEQVVFCNDNATGLRSIIAIHNTTLGPALGGTRMWAYANESDALTDVLRLSRGMTYKAAVTGLNLGGGKAVIIGDARKDKNEALMRRFGKFVDSLGGKYITAEDVGISTKDMEYVHMETKHVSGIPPALGGSGDPSPVTARGVYMGMKAAAKEMWGSDSLAGKKVAVQGVGHVGSVLVDFLVKEGAKVWICDIYEDRLAAVKNSHASVEIVSGDQLFDLDMDIYAPCALGATVNDETLSRLKCSVICGAANNQLADEAVHGKIVMEKGIVYAPDYVVNAGGLINVYSEVVGFGRDYALTLADKIYDNTAAVFALAKAEKIPAYMAANRMAEQRIAAMAALRTRR
- the nusB gene encoding transcription antitermination factor NusB yields the protein MLNRRYLRIKAMQALYGYFQSGDNDMPRGERELLRSVDRTYELYIYLLLMFAELHRQAVNLIEDNRNKHLKTAEDINPNMRFVNNKVIAQLLNHPGLKREAESRKLGWQRDEDMDLARKIWSKVRNWDGYKVYMTSPEGDYTADVEFLLDVFKRFIADDDEVEHYLEEQNMHWPGDLNMAVAPAMIRTLESGREDKNPELAPLFKDTDEDRRFVIDLYRKTIIENDNYEKRIAEKTTNWEVDRIALMDVILMKMALVELQYFQSIPVKVTLNEYIEVSKTYSTPRSKQFINGILDKLVADFKAEGLLVKSGRGLME
- a CDS encoding GyrI-like domain-containing protein, encoding MNNIIHSPAKNYLLSSHTITFNELSQTGAKAVDALYAELGKRGLQRAGNIEFIYHNFSQEKPFLLEIAIPVTEETETENGEFKLVKRNEFRNLNHIHIGSMESMMQVYDGIFAEIGSKGLPYNGEVREVYLKFNGPDAADNVTEIQIGLN